The stretch of DNA ACGAGTTCAAGCAGGCCATCGAGCGCGCGCCGCGCGACGGCAAGAACCACCTCTACCTGGGCGAGCTCTACCTGGCCCGCCAGCGCCCGGACGCGGCCCGCACCGCCTTCGAGCGCGCCATCGCCCTGCACCCGCTGCTGGACGTCGCCTGGTTCCGCCTGGGTGACCTGCACCTGGAGCGCAGGGACCTGACGGCCGCGCGAGAGGCCTTCTCCGTCGCCGCCTCCCTGCTCCCGGACGCCATCCCTCCCCGCGGCAAGCTCGCCCTCGTGTACCAGCTCGAGGGCGACTACCCCGCCGCCGAGCGCGAGCTGCGGCACGTGGTCGAAAAGGACCCGGAGAACGTGGAGTTCTCGCTGCGACTGGGCCTGCTCTTCACGGAGCAGTCGATGAAGTCCACGAAGCCCCAGGCGCGCAAGGCGGCGGCGGAGGAAGCGGAGAAGTGGCTCTCGAAGGTGCTCGAGGCGCAGCCGGAGAACGCGGTGGCCTCGCGCGCGCTGCAATCCCTCAAGGGCCAGTAGCCACCGGCGGCATTCGCCCTCTACACTTCCCGCCCGATGAGCGACGGTCGCAAGTCTCCGCGCACGCCAACCAACCCTGGCACCCTGCCTCGGACTCCCACCAGTCCGGGGATGCCGAAAGCCCCGTCCAATCCCGGCACGCTCCGGGTGATGAGCGCGGCGCGGACCGCGCCCCTGCAGAAGGGCGGTGGGGACGGCCCGCTCGGCAAGCGCCTGGCGGGCGAGGCGTCGAACCAGGTCCTCAACGCCCTGTCCATCCTGAAGGAGCTGGCGGCGGACTTCCGTCAGAGGGATCGCTTCTTCAAGTACAAGGCGTCCATCATCGCCGGCTGGCTGATGCTGTCCGCGGCCAGCTTCGTCATCGCCTGCCCTGGCAGCTCCGTGAAGACGGGCGACATGGACGCGCGGCTGGTGCTGGGCGGGCGGGCGGATCGCCCCTCGGTCACCATCTGGAACGAGAGCCGCGACACGTGGAGGGACATCACCCTCATCGTCAACGGCCAGTACCGGGCCGCCGTCGGCGCGGTGGGCCCCGGTGAGTCGATCACCCTGACGCCCAAGCAGCTCATCGGCTCCGCCGGCGCGGCGCCCGCGGACCTGCGCTTCGAGACGCTGGAGATGCGCACCCGCGACGACCAGGCGAACCTGACGGACAACCTCAACAAGGAGTGGGAGCGCCTGCGCAAGCCCCGCTAGGGGCGCGCTGGCGGCCACCAGAAACACGAAGGGCGCCCTCCCCGTGGGAAGAGCGCCCCTCGCGTCGCCACCGGCCCCTCCCGTTCAGGAGGGGCGCGAAGGCCAGGCCTTACTCGGCCTTGGTCTCCTCGGTGGAGGGAGCGGCCTCGGCGGCCTTCTTCTCCGGGCGATCCACCAGCTCCAGCAGCGCCATCTCCGCCGCGTCGCCACGGCGGAAGCCGAGGCGCACGATGCGGGTGTAGCCACCGGGACGGCTGGCGTAACGCTCCTTGTACTCGCCGAAGACCTTCTGCAGCACCTCACGGTCCTTCACGGTCCGGGCCGCCAGGCGCACGTTGGAGAGACCACCACGCTTACCCAGCGTGATGATGCGCTCCGCCAGCTTCCGGGCCTCCTTGGCCTTGGGAAGCGTGGTGCGGATGGCCTGGTGCTCGAGCAGCGAGGTGACCATGTTGTTGAGCATCGCGAGCCGGTGGCTCGTGGTGCGGTGCAGCTTCCTTTGTCCGACCTTGTGACGCATCGTCGTGCTCCGGGCTCCGGGGAGCCCACCACTCCGGCCGTATCAGGTACCGGGTGGGAAGGGCGGACCCGACACGGGGCCCGCCGCCGCCATTCGGACCGGGACGCTCTCGCGCCCCGCTCCCCTCCCCTCGCCCCGCCTGCGACCATGTCGCGGGCGCGAAGGGAGGTCCTGGGTGAAGACTACACCTTCGGCTGCGCGGGCGCCGGCGCCTGCTTCGGCGGCCAGTTCTCCAGCTTCATGCCCAGCGACAGGCCCATCTCCGCGAGGATCTCCTTGATCTCCTTCAAGGACTTGCGGCCGAAGTTCTTCGTCTTGAGCATCTCGGCCTCGGTGCGCTGCACCAGGTCGCCAATGCTCTTGATGTTGGCCTGCTGCAGGCAGTTGGCCGAACGCACCGACAGCTCCAGCTCGTCCACCGAGCGGAACAGGTTCTCGTTCAGCTTCGCCTCCTCCTTCGGCGCCTCCGCGATGACCGGCTCCTCGGTCTCGTCGAAGTTCACGAAGACGGTCAGCTGCTCCTTGATGATCTTCGCCGCGTACGCCACCGCGTCCTGCGGGGACACGGAGCCGTCCGTCCAGACCTCGAGCGACAGCTTGTCGAAGTCGGTGACCTGCCCGACGCGCGCGTTGGTGACCTGGTAGTTCACCTTGCGGATGGGCGAGAACAGCGAGTCGATGGGGATGGTGCCGATGGGCGAACCCGCCACCTTGTTCACCGTCGCCGGGGTGTAGCCACGGCCGCGGCGGCACGTCAGCTCCATCCGCAGCTTGCCGCCCTCGGAGATGGTGCAGATGTGGTGGCCGGGGTTGAGGATCTCCACGTCGGCGTCGGCGATGATGTCACCCGCCTTCACCTCCTTGGGGCCCTCCGCCTCGATGCGCAGCGTCTTCGTCTCGTTCGTGTGCATCCGAAGGAGGACTTCCTTCAGGTTCAGCACGACGTCCGTGACGTCCTCGGAGACCTCGGGGATGGTGGTGAACTCGTGGTCCACACCCTCGATCTTCACGGAGGTGATGGCCGCGCCCTGCAGCGACGACAGGAGCACCCGGCGCAGCGAGTTGCCCAGGGTGGTGCCGAAGCCACGCTCCAGCGGCTCCGCGACGAACTTGCCGTAGGTGGGGGACAGGCTGTCCTGGTCCACTTCCATCCGGCGGGGCTTGATGAGGTCACGCCAGTTCTTCGCAACGAACGTATCTGCCATGGTGTACCGCTCCTCGAACCGTGCGCCACCACCGACTTACCCACCAGCGCGGCGGGAGGATGGGCACGAAGGGACTGCGTAAAGCACGACGCCCCGGCCTCTTCGGCCAGGGCGCGTTTGCGACGTCCAGGCGGGTATGTCGCCCGGCGACAGGACTACTTGGAGTAGAGCTCCACGATGAGCTGCTCCTGGATGGGCATCGTCAGGTCCTCGCGGTTCGGGACCGTCTTGACCGTGCCCTTGAACGACTTCTTGTCCAGGTCGATCCACTGCGGCACGCCACGGCGATCCACCGTCTCGAGCGCCTCCGCGATGCGCAGCATCTTGCGGCTCTTCTCCACCACCTCGACCGTGGTGCCCGGCTTGATGGAGAACGAGGGGATGTTCACCTTGCGGCCGTTCACCTGGAAGTGGCCGTGACGCACCAGCTGGCGCGCCTCGTTGCGCGTGTCCGCGAAGCCCATGCGGAACACCACGTTGTCCAGACGGAGCTCGAGCTGCTGGAGCAGGTTCTCACCCGTCTTGCCCTTGGCGGCGGACGCGCGGTGGTAGTAGCCGCGGAACTGGTTCTCCAGCAGGCCGTACATGCGCTTGACCTTCTGCTTCTCGCGCAGCTGCACGCCGTAGCCGGAGAACTTCACGCGGCCCTGGCCGTGCTGGCCGGGGGGGTACGGGCGGCGCTCGATGGCACACTTGTCCGTGTAGCAGCGGTCGCCCTTCAGGTACATCTTGAGGTTTTCGCGCCGGCAGATGCGGCAGGCGCTCGCGGTGTAACGGGCCACTGACTTCTCCTTAGAGGTGGTCTGGAGCCGCCCTCACGCCAAGCAGCGCGAAGGCGGCCCGGACGAAGGGGTTAGACGCGGCGGCGCTTGGGCTGACGGCACCCGTTGTGCGGGATGGGCGTCACGTCGCGGATGAGGTTGATCTTCAGACCGGCGGCGGCCAGCGCGCGCAGCGCCGACTCACGGCCCGCGCCCGGACCCTTCACGAACACGGACACGTTCTTCAGGCCGTGCTCCATCGCCTTCGCCGCGGCGTCGCCAGCGGCCACCTGGGCCGCGAACGGCGTGGACTTGCGGCTTCCCTTGAAGCCACGCGCCCCGGCCGAGGACCAGGAGATCACGTTCCCGGACACGTCCGTGATCGTGATGATGGTGTTGTTGAACGTGGACTGGATGTGGACCACGCCATTGAGAATGCTCTTCTTGCCCTTGCGCTTCGCCTTCTTCGCGGCGGGGGCCTCGCCCTCGGCACCCGTGGGCGCCGCAGCCGAAGTATTGGTCTCGTCAGCCATGTGAGTTGCTGCTCCTGGGAGGAGGTGATCGACGCCGGTGCCTCAGGCACCAGCGCTGCGGTTTACCGGGCCGGAGCGGCCGGCTTCGCCCGGACGATGCCGCGCTTGGGACCCTTGCGGGTGCGCGCGTTGGTGTGGGTACGCTGGCCACGCACGGGCAGACCCTTGCGGTGACGCAGACCCCGGTAGCAGCCCAGGTCCATCAGGCGCTTGATGTTCATCGTCACTTCACGCCGGAGGTCGCCTTCCACCTTGTAGCTGGCCTCGATGATCTCACGGATCTTGCGAGCCTGGTCCTCGGTGAGGTCCTTGGTCCGGGTGGTGGGGTCGATGCCCGCCGCCTCGATGATGTCGTGCGCGGACTTGTTGCCGATCCCGTAGATGTACTGGAGCGAGATCACGGCGCGCTTGTTGGGCGGCAGGTCGATGCCGGCGATACGAGCCATCTTCGGTATTCCTTTGGGGTGGAGTTGGTCTGAAGCCAACAGCCTCGCGGCTGTCAGCCCTGGCGCTGCTTGTGCCGGGGGTTGGAAGCGCAGATGACGCGCACGATGCCCTTGCGGCGGACTACCTTGCACTTGTCGCAGATCTTCTTGACGGACGCCCGAACCTTCATGGAGCGAACTTCCTTCCTTCGAACAGATGAAAAGCCACCGGGCCGCCCACCCTACCTCGGAGGGGCCGCCCGTTCTACTTCGCCCGGTACGTGATCCGTCCGCGCGTCAGGTCGTATGGAGACAGCTCGACCTTCACCTTGTCACCGGGGAGGATGCGGATGAAGTGCATCCTCATCTTGCCCGAGATGTGCGCGAGCACCTTGTGGCCATTGTCCAGCACCACGCGGAACATCGCGTTGGGGAGGGGCTCCATCACCGTCCCCTCGACTTCGATGGAATCATCCTTCGGCAAGCGTCAAACCCTCTTCCCGGACCACGAACCTCTTGGAAGCGCGGCGGGATAGCACTTTGGTCCGCTAGTGGCAAGAGCCGCGCGCAGGAAAACTCGGATTCCTACCAACCCACCGTAACACCATCCTATTTCACCCGCAGTCCCTGCGATTTCAAGCGCTCCGGGTGAGTACTTCTGCCCCACTGTCGGTGATGAGGATGGTGTGCTCGAAGTGCGCGGACAACTTGCCGTCCGCCGTCACCGCCGTCCAATCATCCTCCAGCAGCTCCACGTCGTGGACGCCCTGGTTCACCATGGGCTCCACCGCCAGCACCATCCCCGCCCTCAGCTTCATCCCCCCGCCTGGCTGCCCGTGGTTGGGCACGTGGGGATGCTCGTGCAGCTTGCGGCCAATCCCATGGCCCGTGAAGTCCCGGACGACCGAGTAGCCCCTCGCCTCCACGTGCCGCTGCACCGCGTGCCCAATATCACCAATCCGGTTCCCTGGCTTCATCACCTGGATGGCCTTCTGCAGCGACTCCCGCGTCGCCTCCACCAGCGCCCGGGCCTCCGGGCTCACCTTCCCCACCGGCACCGTCCGCGCCGAGTCCCCGAACCACCCCTTGTACGACACCCCGAAGTCGAGCTTCATCAGGTCGCCTTCCACCAGCTTGCGGCGCCGGCTCGGGATGCCATGCACCACCTCCTCGTTGATGGAGGCGCAGAGCACACACGGGAAGCCAAGGTACCCCTTGAAGGCGGGCCGAGCCCCCTTCTCCGCGATCAACCGCTCCGCCAGCGCGTCCAGGTCCCAGGTGGTGACGCCAGGGGCGACCGCGGCCTCCAGCGCGTCGAGGATTTCGGAGACGATGCGCCCCGCCTTGCGCATCAGGGCAATCTCCTCCGGGGACTTGATCTCGACCTGGCTCATCCGTGCTCCGTTCCGCCCCGCGGCTCCAGCAGGAACGGTTGGCCAGCGCGCGGAAGGACCGCAAGGGCCCCCTGCCCGCCCGCTGACCTCGCCCGCCTCAGCGGCGGCCCTTGCCCGCGGCGGCCTTGATCTCCTCGTAGATGCCGTCGGGCGAACCCACGCCGTCCACGCTCTTGAGCAGGCCCTTCTTGGCGTAGAAGTCCTTCAGCGGCGACGTCTCCGCGTCGTACTTCTGCAGCCGCTTCTCGATGACGTCCGGCATGTCGTCCGGCCGCTGCACGAGCCCCGTGCCGCACTTGTCACAGAAGCCGGCCCGCTTCGGAGGGCTCTGGTCCACGTGGTAGACGCTGCCGTCGGCGGGGCACACCCGCCGGCCGGAGCCACGCTCCACCAGCGTCTTGTGCGGCACCTCGAGCGAGATGACCGCGTCCAGGTGCTTGCCCAGCCCGCTCAGCATCTTGTCCAGCGCGTCGGCCTGGGCTGGCGTCCGGGGGAAGCCATCCAGGACGAAGCCGTTGGCCACGTCCGCCTGCCGCAGGCGCTCCTTCACGATGCCGATGACGACGTCGTCCGGCACGTACTGGCCCGCCGCCATCAGCGGCCCCGCGATCTTCCCCATCTCCGTCCCATCCGCCACGGCCTTGCGGAGGATGTCACCGGTGGAGATCTGCGGGATGTGGAAGTCGGCGAAGAGCTTCTTCGCCTGGGTACCCTTCCCCGCGTTCGGCGGTCCCAACAGGATCAGGTTCATGTGCTCCTCTTAAGCTCCCAAGGAAGGCACGGAAGTCGTCGGCCACGAAGCTCCCATGCGCCCCCCGTGTGCACCACCGAATAGCTTGAACGACGAGGCGCCCCTCCCCACGACGAGGAGAGGCGCCCGGAAAGCTTACGTCGAGACTCAGGCCGCCACGCGCACCCGGCCGCGGATACGCGGGCCACGCGGCCCGGCGAAGCCCTCGTAGTTGCGGCTGATGAGGTGACCCTCGATCTGCTGCACCGTGTCCAGCGCCACGCCCACGACGATGAGCAGCGCGGTGCCGCCGAAGCGGAACGGCACGTTGAGCAGGCCGCTGATGACGGACGGAATCACGCAGATGACCGCCAGGTACACCGCGCCACCGAACGTGAGCCGGTTGAGCACGCGCTCGATGAACTCCGCCGTCTGACGGCCCGGCCGGATGCCGGGGATGTACCCGCCCTGCTTCTTGATGTTGTCCGCCACGTCATCCGGGCGGAAGGTCAGCGCCGTGTAGAAGTAGGCGAAGAAGATGACCAGCAGCACGAACAGGCCGTTGTAGATCCAGAGGTTGCCCTCGATGGCCCGCTGGAAGCCCTGCAGGAACGGGAACCAGGTCCCCAGCGTCGCCGGGAAGGACAGCACCGCGCCCGCGAAGATGGGCGGGATGACGCCGGAGGCGTTCACCTTCATCGGGAAGTACGTGGCCTGGCCCGCGAACATCCGGCGGCCCGCCATGCGCTTGGCGTACTGGATGGGGATGCGGCGCATGCCGCGCTCCATGTAGACGACCACCGCGATGATGACGAGCATGAACGCCAGCAGCGCCAGGACCTCGGCCACCGTCACGACCTCCTGACGGGTCAGGTCCAGCAGCGTCTTGCCGCCCGGGAGCACGCCGGCCACGATGCCCGCGAAGATGATGAGCGAGATGCCGTTGCCGATGCCGCGCTCGGTGATGCGCTCACCCAGCCACATGATGAAGGCCGTGCCAGCCGTCAGACTGATGACCGTCATGAACGTGAACCAGGCGCTGTTGTCCGGCACGACGACCTGGTTGAAGCCGCTCTGCCCGCCGTCGGAGCGGCCCAGGGACGCCAGGTACTGCGAGATGGCGATGCCCTGGATGACGGACAGGACGATGGTGCCGTAGCGCGTGTACTGGTTGATCTTCTGCCGCCCGGCCGCGCCCTCCTTCTGGAGCCGCTCCAGGCTGGGGATGACCACCGCCAGCAGCTGCATGATGATGGAGGCGCTGACGTACGGCATGATGCCCAGGGCGAAGATGGACATCTGTTCCAGCGCGCCGCCGGAGAACAGGTTGAACAGCGAGACCAGGCCACCCGATTGCTTCTGGGCGTCCATGAACGCGTTCATCGCCGCGCGGTCCA from Myxococcus stipitatus encodes:
- the rplQ gene encoding 50S ribosomal protein L17 — translated: MRHKVGQRKLHRTTSHRLAMLNNMVTSLLEHQAIRTTLPKAKEARKLAERIITLGKRGGLSNVRLAARTVKDREVLQKVFGEYKERYASRPGGYTRIVRLGFRRGDAAEMALLELVDRPEKKAAEAAPSTEETKAE
- a CDS encoding DNA-directed RNA polymerase subunit alpha, with the protein product MADTFVAKNWRDLIKPRRMEVDQDSLSPTYGKFVAEPLERGFGTTLGNSLRRVLLSSLQGAAITSVKIEGVDHEFTTIPEVSEDVTDVVLNLKEVLLRMHTNETKTLRIEAEGPKEVKAGDIIADADVEILNPGHHICTISEGGKLRMELTCRRGRGYTPATVNKVAGSPIGTIPIDSLFSPIRKVNYQVTNARVGQVTDFDKLSLEVWTDGSVSPQDAVAYAAKIIKEQLTVFVNFDETEEPVIAEAPKEEAKLNENLFRSVDELELSVRSANCLQQANIKSIGDLVQRTEAEMLKTKNFGRKSLKEIKEILAEMGLSLGMKLENWPPKQAPAPAQPKV
- the rpsD gene encoding 30S ribosomal protein S4, whose product is MARYTASACRICRRENLKMYLKGDRCYTDKCAIERRPYPPGQHGQGRVKFSGYGVQLREKQKVKRMYGLLENQFRGYYHRASAAKGKTGENLLQQLELRLDNVVFRMGFADTRNEARQLVRHGHFQVNGRKVNIPSFSIKPGTTVEVVEKSRKMLRIAEALETVDRRGVPQWIDLDKKSFKGTVKTVPNREDLTMPIQEQLIVELYSK
- the rpsK gene encoding 30S ribosomal protein S11 — encoded protein: MADETNTSAAAPTGAEGEAPAAKKAKRKGKKSILNGVVHIQSTFNNTIITITDVSGNVISWSSAGARGFKGSRKSTPFAAQVAAGDAAAKAMEHGLKNVSVFVKGPGAGRESALRALAAAGLKINLIRDVTPIPHNGCRQPKRRRV
- the rpsM gene encoding 30S ribosomal protein S13, whose product is MARIAGIDLPPNKRAVISLQYIYGIGNKSAHDIIEAAGIDPTTRTKDLTEDQARKIREIIEASYKVEGDLRREVTMNIKRLMDLGCYRGLRHRKGLPVRGQRTHTNARTRKGPKRGIVRAKPAAPAR
- the rpmJ gene encoding 50S ribosomal protein L36 encodes the protein MKVRASVKKICDKCKVVRRKGIVRVICASNPRHKQRQG
- the infA gene encoding translation initiation factor IF-1 codes for the protein MPKDDSIEVEGTVMEPLPNAMFRVVLDNGHKVLAHISGKMRMHFIRILPGDKVKVELSPYDLTRGRITYRAK
- the map gene encoding type I methionyl aminopeptidase — protein: MSQVEIKSPEEIALMRKAGRIVSEILDALEAAVAPGVTTWDLDALAERLIAEKGARPAFKGYLGFPCVLCASINEEVVHGIPSRRRKLVEGDLMKLDFGVSYKGWFGDSARTVPVGKVSPEARALVEATRESLQKAIQVMKPGNRIGDIGHAVQRHVEARGYSVVRDFTGHGIGRKLHEHPHVPNHGQPGGGMKLRAGMVLAVEPMVNQGVHDVELLEDDWTAVTADGKLSAHFEHTILITDSGAEVLTRSA
- a CDS encoding adenylate kinase; translation: MNLILLGPPNAGKGTQAKKLFADFHIPQISTGDILRKAVADGTEMGKIAGPLMAAGQYVPDDVVIGIVKERLRQADVANGFVLDGFPRTPAQADALDKMLSGLGKHLDAVISLEVPHKTLVERGSGRRVCPADGSVYHVDQSPPKRAGFCDKCGTGLVQRPDDMPDVIEKRLQKYDAETSPLKDFYAKKGLLKSVDGVGSPDGIYEEIKAAAGKGRR
- the secY gene encoding preprotein translocase subunit SecY — encoded protein: MALNAFANVFRIAELRSRLAYTLALLAVYRIGIFINTPGVDRAAMNAFMDAQKQSGGLVSLFNLFSGGALEQMSIFALGIMPYVSASIIMQLLAVVIPSLERLQKEGAAGRQKINQYTRYGTIVLSVIQGIAISQYLASLGRSDGGQSGFNQVVVPDNSAWFTFMTVISLTAGTAFIMWLGERITERGIGNGISLIIFAGIVAGVLPGGKTLLDLTRQEVVTVAEVLALLAFMLVIIAVVVYMERGMRRIPIQYAKRMAGRRMFAGQATYFPMKVNASGVIPPIFAGAVLSFPATLGTWFPFLQGFQRAIEGNLWIYNGLFVLLVIFFAYFYTALTFRPDDVADNIKKQGGYIPGIRPGRQTAEFIERVLNRLTFGGAVYLAVICVIPSVISGLLNVPFRFGGTALLIVVGVALDTVQQIEGHLISRNYEGFAGPRGPRIRGRVRVAA